From Salvelinus sp. IW2-2015 linkage group LG18, ASM291031v2, whole genome shotgun sequence, a single genomic window includes:
- the elovl6l gene encoding elongation of very long chain fatty acids protein 6-like has translation MNETEYHQVPLSQYSFEQQFDERGAIEWMQENWSKAFVFCGLYAALVFGGQHFMKERPKLSLRRPLVLWSLSLAIFSIIGAIRTGWYMLYILSTSGFRQSICDQSFYNGPVSKFWAYAFVLSKAPELGDTAFIVLRKQRLIFLHWYHHITVLLYSWYSYKDQVAGGGWFMTMNYSVHALMYSYYAVRAAGYRVPRPFAVVITTFQIAQMAMGLTVSWLVYHWMQEGDCHSYLNNIVWSSLMYLSYLLLFSSFFYQTYMKGKGGKSSKMD, from the exons ATGAATGAGACGGAATATCATCAAGTGCCACTTTCTCAATATAGTTTCGAGCAGCAATTTGACGAGCGAGGCGCTATCGAATGGATGCAAGAAAACTG GAGCAAGGCCTTTGTGTTCTGTGGCCTATATGCAGCGCTGGTCTTTGGAGGCCAACATTTCATGAAGGAGAGGCCTAAACTCAGTCTGCGCAGACCACTGGTGCTGTGGTCACTCAGCCTGGCCATCTTCAG TATCATTGGAGCAATTCGAACAGGATGGTACATGCTGTATATCCTCTCAACCAGCGGTTTCAGACAGTCTATATGTGACCAGAGCTTCTACAACGGACCAGTGAGCAAGTTCTGGGCCTATGCTTTTGTCCTGAGCAAAGCCCCTGAACTGG GTGACACGGCATTCATTGTGCTCCGTAAGCAGCGGCTGATCTTCCTGCACTGGTACCACCACATTACCGTGCTGCTCTACTCCTGGTACTCCTACAAGGATCAGGTGGCTGGAGGCGGCTGGTTCATGACCATGAACTACTCTGTTCACGCACTCATGTATAGCTACTACGCAGTGCGGGCAGCCGGCTACCGGGTGCCACGCCCCTTTGCCGTGGTCATCACCACCTTCCAGATCGCTCAGATGGCCATGGGGCTGACGGTCAGTTGGCTGGTCTACCACTGGATGCAGGAGGGGGACTGCCACTCCTACCTGAACAACATTGTGTGGAGCTCCCTCATGTACCTCAGCTAcctgctcctcttctcctccttcttctacCAGACCTACATGAAAGGCAAAGGTGGCAAGAGCTCCAAGATGGACTAA